In Juglans regia cultivar Chandler chromosome 13, Walnut 2.0, whole genome shotgun sequence, the DNA window acattttttttaatttttattatttttttcttttatcaataatgaataaaaaatttgaaataatttaaaaaaataaatacaaaaaaaatttaaaaatttaaaaatatgtggaGTATAAAGTATGGTGAAGAttttgtagcaaaactcttaacCAAAATGTTCACTCTCACACGTATCTTCACCTTTACTTTTGTTTgcttaaaaaacttgatttatttgtttttagagatgagataagattaattgatattaaaattaaaaagttgaataaaatattgttaaaatgtattttttaatattatttttattttaagatttaaaaaatttaaattatttattttattttatataaaaattttaaaaaaattataataataaaatgaaaaaattttaaaattttaaattttaagctTGAAGTAAAAAAGAACCGATAAAAGTTCAGAGTCTTTAGTCATGAACTTCGTCCATCGACTGCTAAAAACATTGTAGTATATCATAATGGGAAGCGCTCCGGCACAGATTCCGACGAGCTTCGGTCATGAACTGAGAGCTTGCCTTCGTTGTCGTCTCGTCAAAACCTACGATCAGGTGCAATCCTTTCCCTAAAAGATCAATGTTAGGGTTCGATAGGTTCTCTTCTTCGAGTTTAATGGCTAACATtgatttgtgtgtttttttttaactttattttgaaaCATATTACACAGTTTAGGGAGTCAGGGTGCGAGAACTGTCCATTCTTCAAGATGGACGAGGATCACGAACGTATCGTTGATTGCACTACTCCTAATTTCACTGGGTAtgcatctttttttaatttttatcataactGAACTGTTGGTGATCTTAATGTTATTGTGATGTTTATTACTCCCTCAAGGTGAAAGAGTGCAAAgatcttgttttgtttttgttgttttaatttatttcttttcttttctttttacttattgTGCTTAAAACCTTGCCCAACTCACTCCGATGCAGTCCATTTGGATACTTCCCTTGGATTTGACGTATCTGTAAACTAAAAACTTGTACTTTGAGTTAAAAAAGAACTGTTCCCATTGTATATTTGCACACTTGCGGTTCAAATTGAGAAACTTCAACGTGACTTCTTGTAGAGTGGAGTTGGGGAGAAGTTCAAATTCCACCTTGCCAGAAGGTTTGTCTCCCTATCTCCAATGGTggattgggtattagaaatatgAGAATTTGTAATCGGGCGCTACTAgacaaatggttgtggagatgcAATAAGTAATCAGAAGCCCTATGGAAGCTGGTGATTGAGAGCAAATATGGAGGTTtatggggaggatggtgtactAAAGAAGTGAGAGGGGCTTATGGAGTAGAGTTGTGGAAacacataagaagaggatgAGAGGTATTCACTAGATACACAAGATTTTTTGTGGGTGAGGATTTCATGATTAAATTCTAGAGTGATATCTAGTGTGGTAACAATGCTCTACAGGATGtatttccttcacttttccGGTTTGCAAGTGCAAAGATGTTTCAGTGGCTGAAGTCATGGTGATAGCGGGGGAACAGTTCCAGTGGAATATCAATTTTAGTCAGGCAacacaagattgggaaatgaGCAGCTTTGAAGAATTTTTCAGCCTTGTATACTCTATAAAACCGAGCAACCAGCAGGAAGATATGTTGTGGTGGACTCCAACAGGTAAAGGTTCTTTCTCGGTTCGCTCTAACTACAAGTCCCGCACACAAGAGCCCAATATTCAGTTTCCATGGAGAAGGGTATGGAGACATAAGACACCACCCAAAGCAGCCTTTTTCATGTGGACAACTTCATTGGGTAAGATCCTCACAACCGACAATTTGAAAAAACGGAGGGTGATCATCGCAAATTGGCGTTGCATGTGTAGGAAAGGGGGCGAGTCGGTGGACCATCTCcttttacattgtgagataGCTAGGGTGTTATGGAATGAAGTGTTTAGTAGACTAGACTTGGCTTAGGTTAGGTTATGCCCGAGACAGTGGTGGCAGTTACAAATCTAAGAGGCATTCAACAGATTAAAGATTTGTGGAAGATAGTCCCCATATGCGtcatgtggtgtttgtggcaggGGCGCAATGAatggacttttgaagacaatgaGAGATTGCTGGAGGAACTAAAAGCTTTTTGTATTAGAACtctatgtacttgggccattgctattgattttaatggcatggatATACATGAATTTCTTGTCTCTATTGTGCCTACTTAGATAGGGCATACTTTCTGTATTTGTACTGGGCCATGCCTAGTTGTtgattaataatacttatttacttatcaaaaaaaatatttgctcaCTCTTCTTATCTGGGAAATAGCAGGAACCAGTTTTGTGCATCTTATGGTATCcttatatattattcttatgTATGACTGAAACGTCAATTATCTGAGTATCATTGAGTTTCCTAGGGTAGTGTTTCTGGACAAGGATTCTGTCCATGTCACTTGAAATGAATAGTATTCATTTGGTTGAGCATATGAGGTGTTTGGTCGTTTCAATTATCATTAGAATCACTTTGAGAAATATAATGATCATAAGTCCTCATATTTCCAACTAAATAAATACTATTTACTTCGCAAGGATCCTATTCCAGTCTTGCCTGGGCTTGCTGGTTTTTAAATTCACTTTTCCTTTTGCCTATTTTGATCCTTTTTGTCTATTGAGACTTGCAGTATAATTTCAGTCATGGATCCAAGTAGAAGTTGGGCTGCTCGGTGGTTGCGAATTGGTATGATAAACACCTTTTTTTGTATGTTAGACACCTTCTTATACATGTTTTCACTCCCATCTTTTTacttgttctctctctttttttggcTCTAGCCAAATCTTAGCATCTACATAGTAATTCCTTAGATCTCTTTTTTTCCACTATTTGGAATTGTTCTAATTGGCAAACACTTGTTATATGCAACGGCAAGCCAAAGTTTCCCAATAGGTTCATTTCTTAAAAGAGCTAGTATATTGCCATAGTGTTTGTcaatgttcatttttttttaaaccacaATGAAATAtctcttattaataaaaagatcATATTCTAAAGGTCGTGTAATTATAGGATTATGTATTGTTATTGACTTTTCAAGATTTTAAGGAATTTAAGTAATCGATATGATGTAGAAATATTTGAGTGTGCCATACAGGTGCCTTTCTGATAAGAGCATGCAGCTTTGAAACTATACTAAGATCGTTCAGGGCTAATGTTGTATTAGTTTGATAACACATAGGGGCATGTTATGGAGGCACATTACAGTTGCCACAGTTCACTGGTATCATGGCGAATCACAATTATAATGCACGAATTTTTTCCATCCAGAAATTTcgtactttttctttctttgttgaaacttatttaaaaggaaaaatctaatataattttttctatcatACTTAGATTATGATACATTTGTTCACAATTATGCTTtagttttggaagttttgactaAAACTACCTTATCGCGTCCTAAATTTTAACAGAATTATCTATATTAGTTCAATATATACCTCCCACATCAATCATTCCATGTTCTGGGGTAAGTGGTACAATATGCTCTTGTGCCCAGCCTGCATGTCACAATGATCTACATTCTGGGCATACTTTTTCTCTGCTGATGGCGATGCTTCTTCCTAAACAAATTCAAATGTTATTTGGATCttgtattaagatttttttaatgttcttaGGTTCATATAGAGTCATGCACTTAAAAAATCTAAGTTTTCAAGAACTGGTCTttgtaattttgagtttgagttcCCCCAAAAACTTTTTGCAGGAAGATTTGTCCCTGGTTGTTACACTCTTGCAGTCTCAGAGGCACTTCCAGAGGACTTACAGGtttctttgtgtgtgtgtgtgttctctCTACATTAAATTCAATTCATATGCTTTCTTTGATTTAGGAAAGGACTTATGTTACTTTGCCTATAAGTATCTCTTTCATTAAATTAACTCAAAGCGTGATCGGCAGTCTTGCATGCTAATCTTGCAATCAATTCATCCATCCAAATTGTTTGATAGACTTTTCCATTTAATGTCATACGTGCATTGCAAATTATGTACTAAAAAACACAGCCAAGGAAATGGTCATGTGATGCAAATTAGTTAGATATATACTTGGCCATTAACTCTTGTGGTTAGCAACATGGGTGTGCTGTGCTGTTAATGGTAATTTTATGCAACAAGGCTTCCATTAAGTTCTCGGAGACAAATAAATCAACTAGCCATGTTGCACGTGCTCGTTGCAAACCGCAGGTATTAACA includes these proteins:
- the LOC109014392 gene encoding transcription elongation factor SPT4 homolog 2, which gives rise to MGSAPAQIPTSFGHELRACLRCRLVKTYDQFRESGCENCPFFKMDEDHERIVDCTTPNFTGIISVMDPSRSWAARWLRIGRFVPGCYTLAVSEALPEDLQNLCEDERVQYVPPKRV